Proteins encoded in a region of the Nicotiana tomentosiformis chromosome 9, ASM39032v3, whole genome shotgun sequence genome:
- the LOC138898417 gene encoding uncharacterized protein — protein sequence MPESSYRPPAVQGPSSGYSGHQGSFSSYFRAMPKSSCHPPAIQGSSDGYSGQQGQTLGQQITAPRGFFECGDLCHVRRYFPRLRGKALQQGQQPMISVPIAVPAVWPPRGRGASSVLFDPGSTYSHVSSLFAHFLDIPHEPLGTPVYVSTLVGDFVVVDWIYRSCVVIFCGYKTREDHLLLYMTDFEVILGMDRLSPYHAILDCHSKIVTLAMPELSRLEWKGSSVSISSRVISFMKARHMVEKGCLAYLAYVRDTIAESPTIDSVPVVQELADVFPSDLPGMPPYCDIDFYIYLALGTQPISIPPCRMAPKELKKLKEQLEESLAKGFVRPSVSPWGAPLLFVNKKDGTMWMCIDYYQLNKVTIKNKYSLPRIDDFFDQLQGARVFCKIDLISGMEEHEQHEHHLRVVLQTLREQKLYVKFSKCEGIKVDLKKIEAVHSCPRPTSATEIRSFLGLAGYYHRFLEGFSSIAAPLTRLTQKGAPFRWPEDYEASFQKLKTTLTTTSVLVLPSGSEMYTVY from the exons ATGCCGGAGAGCTCTTACCGACCGCCAGCTGttcagggtccttccagtgggtaCTCCGGTCATCAGGGTTCTTTTAGTTCTTACTTCAGAGCCATGCCAAAGAGTTCATgtcacccaccagctattcagggttcttccgaTGGGTATTCAGGCCAGCAGGGTCAGACTTTAGGGCAACAGATCACCGCGCCGAGAGGTTtttttgagtgcggggatcttTGTCATGTGCGGAGATatttccccaggcttcggggcaaggcattACAGCAGGGCCAACAGCCTATGATTTCAGTTCCAATAGCCGTACCAGCCGTCTGGCCGCCCAGAGGCAGAGG ggcttcttcagtattatttgatccaggatctacctattcGCATGTGTCATccctgtttgctcattttctggatattcctcatgagcccttgggtactcctgtttatgtgtccactctggtgggcgattttgttgttgtggatTGGATTTATCGGTCCTGTGTGGTTATATTTTGTGGATATAAGACTAGGGAGGATCATCTGTTGCTTTATATGACCgattttgaggtcatcctgggcatggacaggctatctccatatcacgccatccttgactGCCATTCCAAGAttgttaccttagcgatgccagagctgtcgaggttggagtggaagggttcatctgtcagtaTATCTAGTCGAGTTatatcttttatgaaggctcgacacatggtcgagaagggttgcttggcttatctagcctatgttcgggatactatcgcagagtctccgacgattgattcagtgccagtagttcaaGAGTtggccgatgtgtttccttcggaccttccaggcatgccaccatattgtgatattgatttctatatttaCTTGGCTCTaggcactcagcctatatctatcccaccatgccgtatggctccgaaagaattgaagaagttgaaggaacagcttgaggagtcactagcaaaggggttcgttaggccgagtgtatcaccttggggtgcaccgctATTATTTGTGAATAAAAAAGAtgggactatgtggatgtgcattgattactaccagttgaacaaagtcaccattaagaacaagtactcgttaccacgtattgatgacttctttgaccagttgcagggtgctagggtgttttgtAAGATTGACTTGAtatcggg catggaggagcacgagcagcacgaGCACCatttgagagtagtgcttcagaccttgcgggaacagaagctatatgttaagttctccaaat gtgagggtatcaaggtggatctcaagaagattgaggcggttcatAGTTGtcctcgtcccacttcggcgactgagattaggagtttcttgggattagcaggttattatcatcggtttctggagggcttttcatctattgcagcacctttgactagattgacccagaagggtgctccattccgttgGCCCGAGGAttatgaggcgagctttcagaagctcaagacaactttgactacaacatcggttctagtgttgccttctggttcggagATGTATACAGTTTATTGA